The Solanum lycopersicum chromosome 6, SLM_r2.1 genome has a window encoding:
- the LOC101265651 gene encoding oligouridylate-binding protein 1B isoform X1: protein MQNQRLKQQQQQALMQQALLQQQSLYHPGLLAPPQIEPIPSGNLPPGFDPTTCRSVFVGNIHPQVTEPLLQEVFSSTGLVEGCKLIRKEKSSYGFIHYYDRRSAALAIVTLNGRHLFGQPIKVNWAFASGQREDTSSHFNIFVGDLSPEVTDAMLFACFSVYPGCSDARVMWDQKTGRSRGFGFVSFRNQQDAQSAINDLTGKWLGSRQIRCNWATKGANSNDDKQSSDAKSVVELTNGSSEDGKEAANSDAPENNPQYTTVYVGNIAPEVTQIDLHRYFHALGAGVIEEIRIQRDKGFGFVRYNTHAEAALAIQMGNTHSVLGGRQIKCSWGNKPTPPGTTSNPLPPPAPTPLGISATDLLAYERQLAMSKMGGVPGLMGQYPLKQGSMGMASGASQAIYDGGFQNVAAQQLMYYQ, encoded by the exons ATGCAGAATCAGAGGCTgaagcagcaacaacagcaagcTTTGATGCAACAAGCGCTTCTTCAACAACAGTCTCTCTATCATCCTGGCCTCTTAGCTCCTCCTCAG ATTGAGCCAATACCTAGTGGGAATCTGCCTCCTGGGTTTGATCCAACCACCTGCCGCAGTGT GTTTGTTGGGAATATTCACCCGCAAGTGACTGAACCTCTTCTTCAGGAAGTTTTCTCTAGTACTGGTCTGGTGGAAGGATGTAAGCTGATAAGGAAGGAAAAG TCATCTTATGGTTTCATCCACTACTATGATCGTAGATCAGCTGCACTTGCTATAGTCACTCTTAATGGAAGGCATCT GTTTGGGCAGCCTATTAAAGTTAATTGGGCATTTGCCAGTGGACAGAGGGAGGACACTTCAA GTcactttaatatatttgttggtGATCTGAGCCCTGAAGTTACTGATGCAATGCTATTTGCTTGCTTCTCTGTTTACCCTGGTTGCTC TGATGCAAGGGTAATGTGGGATCAAAAGACTGGGCGTTCTAGAGGTTTTGGTTTTGTTTCTTTCCGTAACCAACAG gATGCTCAAAGTGCCATCAATGATTTAACAG GCAAATGGCTTGGTAGTAGGCAGATACGTTGCAACTGGGCTACCAAAGGTGCTAACTCGAATGATGACAAACAGAGTTCTGATGCCAAAAGTGTTGTGGAATTAACAAATGGTTCATCAG AAGATGGTAAAGAGGCAGCGAATAGTGATGCTCCTGAAAATAACCCACAGTACACCACTGTTTATGTGGGCAATATTGCTCCTGAG GTAACACAGATTGATCTCCATCGCTACTTTCATGCCCTTGGTGCAGGAGTGATAGAGGAAATTCGAATTCAGCGTGATAAAGGATTTGGTTTTGTAAGATACAATACTCATGCTGAGGCAGCTTTAGCGATTCAAATGGGAAATACCCACTCAGTTCTCGGTGGAAGGCAGATTAAG TGTTCGTGGGGCAACAAGCCAACTCCACCTGGAACAACCTCGAACCCACTTCCTCCACCAGCTCCCACACCATTAGGTATTTCGGCCACTGACCTTTTGGCTTATGAGAGACAGCTAGCTATGAGCAAGATGGGTGGTGTCCCGGGCCTCATGGGTCAATATCCTTTGAAGCAAGGATCGATGGGGATGGCCTCTGGAGCAAGCCAAGCTATATATGATGGCGGTTTCCAGAATGTTGCTGCACAACAGCTCATGTATTATCAGTGA
- the LOC101265651 gene encoding oligouridylate-binding protein 1B isoform X2: MQNQRLKQQQQQALMQQALLQQQSLYHPGLLAPPQIEPIPSGNLPPGFDPTTCRSVFVGNIHPQVTEPLLQEVFSSTGLVEGCKLIRKEKSSYGFIHYYDRRSAALAIVTLNGRHLFGQPIKVNWAFASGQREDTSSHFNIFVGDLSPEVTDAMLFACFSVYPGCSDARVMWDQKTGRSRGFGFVSFRNQQDAQSAINDLTGKWLGSRQIRCNWATKGANSNDDKQSSDAKSVVELTNGSSDGKEAANSDAPENNPQYTTVYVGNIAPEVTQIDLHRYFHALGAGVIEEIRIQRDKGFGFVRYNTHAEAALAIQMGNTHSVLGGRQIKCSWGNKPTPPGTTSNPLPPPAPTPLGISATDLLAYERQLAMSKMGGVPGLMGQYPLKQGSMGMASGASQAIYDGGFQNVAAQQLMYYQ; this comes from the exons ATGCAGAATCAGAGGCTgaagcagcaacaacagcaagcTTTGATGCAACAAGCGCTTCTTCAACAACAGTCTCTCTATCATCCTGGCCTCTTAGCTCCTCCTCAG ATTGAGCCAATACCTAGTGGGAATCTGCCTCCTGGGTTTGATCCAACCACCTGCCGCAGTGT GTTTGTTGGGAATATTCACCCGCAAGTGACTGAACCTCTTCTTCAGGAAGTTTTCTCTAGTACTGGTCTGGTGGAAGGATGTAAGCTGATAAGGAAGGAAAAG TCATCTTATGGTTTCATCCACTACTATGATCGTAGATCAGCTGCACTTGCTATAGTCACTCTTAATGGAAGGCATCT GTTTGGGCAGCCTATTAAAGTTAATTGGGCATTTGCCAGTGGACAGAGGGAGGACACTTCAA GTcactttaatatatttgttggtGATCTGAGCCCTGAAGTTACTGATGCAATGCTATTTGCTTGCTTCTCTGTTTACCCTGGTTGCTC TGATGCAAGGGTAATGTGGGATCAAAAGACTGGGCGTTCTAGAGGTTTTGGTTTTGTTTCTTTCCGTAACCAACAG gATGCTCAAAGTGCCATCAATGATTTAACAG GCAAATGGCTTGGTAGTAGGCAGATACGTTGCAACTGGGCTACCAAAGGTGCTAACTCGAATGATGACAAACAGAGTTCTGATGCCAAAAGTGTTGTGGAATTAACAAATGGTTCATCAG ATGGTAAAGAGGCAGCGAATAGTGATGCTCCTGAAAATAACCCACAGTACACCACTGTTTATGTGGGCAATATTGCTCCTGAG GTAACACAGATTGATCTCCATCGCTACTTTCATGCCCTTGGTGCAGGAGTGATAGAGGAAATTCGAATTCAGCGTGATAAAGGATTTGGTTTTGTAAGATACAATACTCATGCTGAGGCAGCTTTAGCGATTCAAATGGGAAATACCCACTCAGTTCTCGGTGGAAGGCAGATTAAG TGTTCGTGGGGCAACAAGCCAACTCCACCTGGAACAACCTCGAACCCACTTCCTCCACCAGCTCCCACACCATTAGGTATTTCGGCCACTGACCTTTTGGCTTATGAGAGACAGCTAGCTATGAGCAAGATGGGTGGTGTCCCGGGCCTCATGGGTCAATATCCTTTGAAGCAAGGATCGATGGGGATGGCCTCTGGAGCAAGCCAAGCTATATATGATGGCGGTTTCCAGAATGTTGCTGCACAACAGCTCATGTATTATCAGTGA
- the LOC101257868 gene encoding protein PHYTOCHROME-DEPENDENT LATE-FLOWERING has protein sequence MGVSFKVSKTGARFRPKPVHPDIEEHDDVALRANKERNSVLPQNKSNSASTGRLTGAVVHGSKDVTTVPDNEVSFTLCLFLDGYSIGKPSEMQNEYGHQASENVPKLLHPYDRASETLFSAIESGHLPGDILEDIPCKYVDGTLVCEVRDYRKCFPEVGQNAPSTTGCPIINRVCLKMSLENVVKDIPLISDSAWTYGDMMEVESRILRALQPQLCLDPAPKLESLCNNKASSKLTLGIGNLRRKRLRQLPDVIVMSNDKIHGKNICIDRVPESSRSGDTGQLLPQPAHENLNRQNNGPTNMLALRSNSFGSETSIPASPSVSQQPKYPMGVVSPRIMQDHRSGVLNASVASPAAPEMMLSYADAMSSGAASLHGKRENHDGQASSLSNLNKRARFTHMSADSNQQQLIGGQIDGSHAPDLHWKNSLLQQHSVPRGIPYANTNMQKYPQQIFEGGLNQEAGTMPFTGQQGIKYNLKEEPAEIERLDKLEPGRTKNEMQMVESDMNLMESQQARLKQRMTQQFTRSGFPQTPWNGLGQPLENNLRKEDPFQNRKIVQSPRVSAGGLPQSPLSSKSGEFSNGSVGAQYGAAVTSGLIQSMKEKQGSTSVAPAGGTTSMTSSANDSMQRQHQAQIAARRRSNSVPKTPMMSGVGSPASVSTMSLPINASSPPVGSTHSADQIILERFSKIEMLTTRFQLYPKKSKVEEFSSRKPNVFPTQQLHVHLSTNDSNNENVKDESCKMSLSKSLVGGSTNVCKRRVLDFLQTERVLQGNGYSCVPKARTRMVLSEKPNDGTVSMLIGEIEEVEYTNVEEHLPTLPNTHFADLLAAQFCSLMAREGFLVEDHVQPRPISMNRASSSQTNMPGMPPNGSVADLQQYSEGVSGQLSNELARPSNGINSSINSPQNMQGQRVLPSGNAQALQISQGLLTGVSMPSRAQQSDPLSPLQQQQQQQQQQNQHPLIQQQHPQLQRSQLMLASNPLAHLNTVGQNSMQLGNQMANKPSAVQLQLLQQQQQQQQQQQPQQLQSQQSQSQHPQMQRKMMMSLNNVGMGNISNNIAALGGLSNVMGMGGVRGVGGPGISAPMGAIAGMGNISQNTINISQASNISNAISQQLRSGALTPQQAVFMQTKLRMAAQNRTNILGSQQSSLGGITGNRQMHPGSTGLSILGSLNRGNINPMQRPGMGPMGPPKLMAGMNLYMNQQQQQQQQQQQQQQQQQQIQLQQQQMQQQQMQQQQQLQQQQQETASPLQAVVSPPPVGSPSNLAIPQQMNQNSQQPQQQQQQHQQASPQQMSQRTPLSPQLSSGAIHPMSTGNPEACPASPQLSSQTLGSVGSITNSPMELQGVNKSNSINNA, from the exons ATGGGGGTTTCGTTTAAGGTTTCCAAAACCGGTGCAAGGTTTCGGCCCAAACCAGTACATCCCGACATCGAAGAACATGACGACGTCGCTCTTCGAGCTAACAAAGAAAGGAATTCAGTTCTTCCACAAAATAAATCCAATTCCGCATCGACTGGAAGGCTCACG GGTGCGGTTGTTCATGGAAGCAAGGATGTTACCACAGTACCTG ATAATGAAGTTTCCTTCACATTGTGCCTTTTCCTGGATGGATATTCTATTGGGAAGCCCTCTGAG ATGCAGAATGAATATGGGCATCAAGCCTCTGAAAATGTTCCGAAATTATTGCATCCATATGATAGAGCATCTGAAACTCTCTTTTCA GCAATTGAGTCTGGACATCTGCCAGGCGATATTTTGGAGGATATACCTTGCAAATATGTTGACGGAACTCTAGTCTGCGAG GTGCGAGATTATCGGAAGTGCTTCCCTGAAGTTGGACAAAATGCGCCTTCAACCACTGGTTGTCCCATTATTAACAGAGTATGTCTAAAAATGTCTCTTGAAAATGTGGTGAAGGACATTCCATTGATTTCAGATAGTGCTTGGACATACGGTGATATGATG GAAGTCGAATCCCGGATATTAAGAGCCCTACAACCACAACTCTGCTTAGACCCCGCCCCAAAGTTAGAAAGCCTCTGCAACAACAAAGCTTCCTCAAAG TTGACATTGGGTATAGGCAATCTAAGGAGGAAAAGACTGAGGCAGCTTCCAGATGTGATTGTCATGTCTAATGATAAGATCCatggaaaaaatatttgcatAGATAGAGTGCCAGAAAGTTCAAGGTCAGGAGATACTGGACAGCTTCTGCCGCAGCCTGCTCATGAGAATCTGAACCGACAAAATAATGGACCAACCAATATGTTGGCACTAAGAAGTAACAGTTTTGGGTCTGAGACCTCTATTCCAGCATCGCCTTCGGTATCTCAGCAACCAAAGTATCCAATGGGGGTTGTGAGTCCAAGAATCATGCAGGACCATAGGTCAGGAGTTTTAAATGCATCAGTAGCTTCTCCTGCTGCGCCAGAAATGATGCTTTCATATGCGGATGCGATGAGCTCTGGTGCTGCTTCTTTACATGGTAAGAGAGAGAATCATGATGGCCAAGCATCTTCCCTGTCCAATTTAAACAAGAGGGCAAGGTTTACACATATGAGTGCTGATTCCAATCAACAGCAACTTATAGGAGGACAAATAGATGGCTCTCATGCTCCAGATTTGCACTGGAAAAATTCCTTATTACAGCAACATTCAGTTCCCAGGGGAATTCCATATGCTAATACAAACATGCAAAAGTATCCTCAACAAATTTTTGAAGGGGGTCTGAACCAGGAAGCTGGAACAATGCCATTCACAGGACAGCAAGGAATAAAGTATAACTTAAAGGAAGAGCCTGCTGAGATAGAGAGATTGGACAAATTAGAGCCAGGAAGGACTAAAAATGAGATGCAGATGGTGGAATCGGATATGAACCTTATGGAATCCCAGCAGGCCCGACTAAAGCAGAGAATGACGCAGCAGTTTACGCGGTCTGGTTTTCCTCAGACACCCTGGAATGGCCTTGGTCAGCCTCTTGAAAACAATCTTCGGAAAGAAGACCCATTCCAGAACAGGAAAATAGTGCAAAGTCCTCGTGTATCTGCAGGAGGCTTGCCTCAATCTCCTTTATCCTCTAAGTCTGGAGAGTTTTCTAATGGTTCTGTAGGAGCTCAATACGGTGCAGCTGTGACTAGTGGACTTATACAATCAATGAAGGAGAAGCAAGGATCCACATCTGTTGCTCCAGCTGGTGGAACAACTTCTATGACTTCTAGCGCCAATGATTCCATGCAGCGGCAACACCAGGCTCAAATTGCTGCAAGGCGGAGATCCAATTCTGTTCCTAAGACCCCCATGATGAGCGGAGTTGGTTCTCCTGCCAGTGTCAGTACCATGAGTCTTCCAATAAATGCAAGCAGTCCTCCCGTAGGATCTACACACTCAGCTGACCAAATCATACTTGAAAGgttctccaaaattgaaatGCTGACAACTAG GTTTCAACTTTATCCCAAAAAGAGCAAGGTTGAGGAATTTTCTAGCAGGAAGCCAAATGTCTTTCCTACTCAGCAGCTGCATGTTCATCTTTCTACTAATGATTCAAACAATGAGAATGTCAAAGATGAATCCTGCAAAATGTCATTGTCAAAATCATTAGTAGGTGGCAGTACAAATGTTTGCAAAAGAAGAGTCTTGGATTTTCTGCAGACAGAGCGAGTTCTTCAAG GAAATGGTTATTCATGTGTTCCTAAGGCGCGGACTAGAATGGTCTTGTCAGAAAAGCCAAATGACGGTACTGTATCAATGCTTATTGGAGAAATAGAAGAGGTCGAATACACAAATGTTGAGGAGCACCTCCCAACGCTGCCGAATACT CACTTTGCAGACTTGCTTGCTGCACAGTTTTGTTCACTG ATGGCACGTGAAGGATTCCTTGTGGAAGATCATGTCCAACCTAGACCAATTAGCATGAATCGTGCTTCAAGTAGTCAAACTAACATGCCAGGAATGCCACCAAATGGGTCAGTAGCTGATCTGCAGCAATACTCCGAAGGGGTCTCTGGTCAGTTGTCTAATGAGCTTGCAAGGCCCTCTAACGGtattaattcatcaataaaTTCACCCCAGAACATGCAAGGCCAGAGAGTACTGCCTTCCGGGAATGCTCAAGCATTACAGATCTCTCAAGGACTCCTGACTGGGGTTTCAATGCCTTCTAGAGCTCAACAATCTGATCCTTTGTCCCCTctgcagcagcagcagcaacaacagcagcagcagAATCAACATCCTCTGATACAACAGCAACATCCACAGTTACAAAGATCCCAACTAATGCTTGCTTCAAATCCACTTGCTCACCTAAATACAGTTGGCCAGAATTCAATGCAGTTGGGTAATCAAATGGCTAATAAACCATCGGCAGTGCAACTTCAGCTAttacagcagcagcagcagcagcagcaacaacaacaaccacaacagTTGCAGTCGCAACAATCCCAGTCGCAGCATCCACAGATGCAGAGAAAAATGATGATGAGCCTTAATAATGTAGGTATGGGGAACATTAGCAATAACATCGCGGCGCTTGGTGGCCTTAGTAATGTTATGGGCATGGGAGGTGTAAGAGGAGTTGGTGGACCTGGAATTTCAGCTCCAATGGGAGCCATCGCTGGCATGGGCAATATATCTCAAAACACAATAAATATAAGCCAGGCTTCTAATATTAGTAACGCAATCAGCCAGCAACTTCGTAGTGGTGCACTCACTCCACAACAAGCTGTTTTCATGCAAACCAAACTGAGAATGGCAGCACAGAACCGAACAAATATTTTGGGGAGCCAACAGTCAAGCTTAGGTGGTATTACAGGAAATAGACAAATGCATCCAGGCTCTACCGGTCTTTCAATCTTGGGTTCCCTCAACCGAGGTAATATCAATCCAATGCAGCGACCAGGAATGGGTCCAATGGGTCCGCCAAAGCTAATGGCTGGTATGAATCTTTACATGAatcagcagcaacaacagcaacaacaacagcagcagcagcagcagcaacaacaacagatACAGTTACAGCAGCAACAAATGCAACAGCAACAaatgcagcagcagcagcaattGCAGCAACAGCAGCAAGAGACAGCTTCGCCTTTACAGGCTGTAGTTTCACCTCCTCCAGTGGGCTCACCTTCAAATCTGGCAATCCCACAACAAATGAACCAAAATTCCCAGCAGccacagcaacaacaacagcaacatcaaCAGGCCAGCCCACAGCAGATGAGCCAACGAACTCCACTCAGCCCACAGCTGAGTTCAGGGGCTATCCATCCTATGAGTACTGGTAATCCAGAAGCATGCCCAGCAAGCCCTCAGTTGAGTTCACAAACCTTGGGGTCAGTAGGTAGTATAACCAATTCTCCAATGGAACTACAAGGTGTGAACAAGAGTAATTCCATTAATAATGCCTAA
- the LOC101267902 gene encoding zinc finger CCCH domain-containing protein 62-like isoform X1, whose product MDSAEQPYDVSESDSDYDSDDSQDDPTFDLLEETQSSLSKLSIKKQKSMDIMSVRRNVSKALEDCVEEEKDLEEVVIVPELDEKDKKSYETVQKIIKAGQIEKLKVEQCKVYLRKHGLRLTGTKDTLIQRIKEHTDILNGRGEEKYPPSSFVLNCKGDACTGDVVMFEQNVYEMFSIASRSATGPPCGTRIVAGRIVKESYGAKKQQHTFTVEVLWSKGEKPLPPLHPLLIKGRNLYRLKTLRQKWDDEAERQKILSEKHARGSVARSSRETRVQEKEMRKMRRENRVSTDYKEKKTVAEGKGKQLHSRSMNSLNENDQRQVEVVYNSQKDEQKQFRNYTNVVIQENVYPRENRPEERPNQRQPLTNVNLNDPSSNREKHNSHMHRHMPMWRGSSYGGNTYYYDIPTWRGYSDGSYNNCNTSRSPLEGHSHMYTGGHGHSQNMNNKSPQRTGNWQARNGKRPIQGQREEQKKLCHFYAQGRCYYGLSCKYLHDSVGI is encoded by the exons ATGGATTCAGCAGAGCAGCCGTACGATGTATCGGAAAGTGATAGCGACTACGATTCCGATGATTCGCAAGATGATCCAACTTTTGATCTTCTTGAGGAGACACAATCCTCACTTTCAAAACTCTCAATCAAAAAACAGAAATCTATGGATATTATGTCTGTCAG GCGGAATGTTTCTAAGGCTTTGGAAGATTGCGTTGAGGAAGAGAAGGATCTGGAGGAGGTAGTGATAGTTCCAGAGCTTGATGAGAAGGATAAAAAAAGCTATGAAACTGTTCAGAAGATAATCAAAG CTGGTCAGATTGAGAAATTGAAAGTGGAGCAATGCAAGGTTTACCTAAGGAAACATGGGCTGAGATTGACGGGTACCAAAGATACACTTATTCAGCGCATCAAAGAGCACACAGA CATCCTCAATGGTCGTGGAGAGGAAAAGTATCCCCCATCTAGTTTTGTATTGAACTGCAAAG GGGATGCGTGCACTGGGGATGTTGTTATGTTTGAACAaaatgtatatgaaat GTTCAGCATTGCATCCAGGAGTGCTACTGGCCCTCCCTGTGGGACAAGAATAGTAGCAGGGCGGATTGTGAAAGAGAGCTATGGTGCTAAAAAGCAGCAACATACCTTTACG GTTGAGGTATTGTGGAGTAAAGGGGAAAAACCGCTGCCTCCACTGCATCCTCTCCTCATTAAGGGTAGAAACCTCTATAGATTAAAAACATTGCGACAG AAATGGGACGATGAAGCAGAACGGCAGAAAATTTTATCAGAAAAGCATGCCAGAGGTTCTGTTGCTCGGTCTAGCAGGGAAACACGTGTCCAAGAGAAGGAAATGCGAAAGATGCGAAGGGAAAATAG GGTAAGCACAGATTACAAGGAGAAGAAAACAGTAGCTGAGGGTAAAGGGAAACAACTGCATTCTCGCTCGATGAACTCCTTAAACGAGAATGATCAGCGTCAGGTAGAAGTGGTGTACAACAGCCAAAAAGATGAACAAAAGCAATTCAGAAATTATACAAATGTCGTAATACAGGAAAATGTCTACCCTAGAGAAAATAGGCCAGAAGAAAGGCCTAATCAGAGGCAGCCTTTGACTAATGTGAACCTGAATGATCCTAGTTCTAACAGAGAGAAGCATAACTCACATATGCATAGGCATATGCCAATGTGGAGGGGCTCTAGCTATGGAGGTAACACATACTATTATGACATTCCAACATGGAGGGGCTATAGCGATGGAAGTTACAACAACTGCAATACTAGTAGAAGTCCATTAGAAGGACATAGTCATATGTATACAGGAGGTCATGGTCATTCACAAAATATGAACAATAAATCTCCACAAAGAACTGGTAATTGGCAAGCAAGGAATGGAAAGCGTCCAATTCAAGGACAGCGCGAGGAACAAAAGAAGCTTTGCCACTTTTATGCTCAAGGAAGATGCTACTATGGGCTAAGTTGCAAGTACTTGCATGATTCTGTAGGTATTTAA
- the LOC101267902 gene encoding zinc finger CCCH domain-containing protein 62-like isoform X2, producing MDSAEQPYDVSESDSDYDSDDSQDDPTFDLLEETQSSLSKLSIKKQKSMDIMSVRRNVSKALEDCVEEEKDLEEVVIVPELDEKDKKSYETVQKIIKAGQIEKLKVEQCKVYLRKHGLRLTGTKDTLIQRIKEHTDILNGRGEEKYPPSSFVLNCKGDACTGDVVMFEQNVYEMFSIASRSATGPPCGTRIVAGRIVKESYGAKKQQHTFTKWDDEAERQKILSEKHARGSVARSSRETRVQEKEMRKMRRENRVSTDYKEKKTVAEGKGKQLHSRSMNSLNENDQRQVEVVYNSQKDEQKQFRNYTNVVIQENVYPRENRPEERPNQRQPLTNVNLNDPSSNREKHNSHMHRHMPMWRGSSYGGNTYYYDIPTWRGYSDGSYNNCNTSRSPLEGHSHMYTGGHGHSQNMNNKSPQRTGNWQARNGKRPIQGQREEQKKLCHFYAQGRCYYGLSCKYLHDSVGI from the exons ATGGATTCAGCAGAGCAGCCGTACGATGTATCGGAAAGTGATAGCGACTACGATTCCGATGATTCGCAAGATGATCCAACTTTTGATCTTCTTGAGGAGACACAATCCTCACTTTCAAAACTCTCAATCAAAAAACAGAAATCTATGGATATTATGTCTGTCAG GCGGAATGTTTCTAAGGCTTTGGAAGATTGCGTTGAGGAAGAGAAGGATCTGGAGGAGGTAGTGATAGTTCCAGAGCTTGATGAGAAGGATAAAAAAAGCTATGAAACTGTTCAGAAGATAATCAAAG CTGGTCAGATTGAGAAATTGAAAGTGGAGCAATGCAAGGTTTACCTAAGGAAACATGGGCTGAGATTGACGGGTACCAAAGATACACTTATTCAGCGCATCAAAGAGCACACAGA CATCCTCAATGGTCGTGGAGAGGAAAAGTATCCCCCATCTAGTTTTGTATTGAACTGCAAAG GGGATGCGTGCACTGGGGATGTTGTTATGTTTGAACAaaatgtatatgaaat GTTCAGCATTGCATCCAGGAGTGCTACTGGCCCTCCCTGTGGGACAAGAATAGTAGCAGGGCGGATTGTGAAAGAGAGCTATGGTGCTAAAAAGCAGCAACATACCTTTACG AAATGGGACGATGAAGCAGAACGGCAGAAAATTTTATCAGAAAAGCATGCCAGAGGTTCTGTTGCTCGGTCTAGCAGGGAAACACGTGTCCAAGAGAAGGAAATGCGAAAGATGCGAAGGGAAAATAG GGTAAGCACAGATTACAAGGAGAAGAAAACAGTAGCTGAGGGTAAAGGGAAACAACTGCATTCTCGCTCGATGAACTCCTTAAACGAGAATGATCAGCGTCAGGTAGAAGTGGTGTACAACAGCCAAAAAGATGAACAAAAGCAATTCAGAAATTATACAAATGTCGTAATACAGGAAAATGTCTACCCTAGAGAAAATAGGCCAGAAGAAAGGCCTAATCAGAGGCAGCCTTTGACTAATGTGAACCTGAATGATCCTAGTTCTAACAGAGAGAAGCATAACTCACATATGCATAGGCATATGCCAATGTGGAGGGGCTCTAGCTATGGAGGTAACACATACTATTATGACATTCCAACATGGAGGGGCTATAGCGATGGAAGTTACAACAACTGCAATACTAGTAGAAGTCCATTAGAAGGACATAGTCATATGTATACAGGAGGTCATGGTCATTCACAAAATATGAACAATAAATCTCCACAAAGAACTGGTAATTGGCAAGCAAGGAATGGAAAGCGTCCAATTCAAGGACAGCGCGAGGAACAAAAGAAGCTTTGCCACTTTTATGCTCAAGGAAGATGCTACTATGGGCTAAGTTGCAAGTACTTGCATGATTCTGTAGGTATTTAA